GCTTGCGGCATCGCGTACGCAACCTCGGCACCGCGACGCTCTCCTGGAACATGGACGGGCCGGTGATCGATCCAGAGGTGTTGGCCACTGTCGCCGGCGCGGCGACCGCCAGCGAGCGGCTGCGGTTCGGGTACGTCGCGGGCGACGGCACCCAGACGCGCCGGTTCGTCGAGCCGCACCGGCTGGTCGCCGCCGGGCACCGCTGGTATCTGGTCGCGTACGACCTCGAGCGCGGCGACTGGCGGATCTTCCGGGTCGACCGGATCGCCCGGCCACAGCTGACCGGCGTGCGGACGCCACCGCGCGAGCTGCCGGCGACGGACGCGGTCGCGTACGTGCGCGACCGGATGTATGGCCTGCTGCCAACCTACAGGGCCGACGTCACGGTCCAGCTGCCGGCGGACGCGGTCATGCAGCGTTTCGGCGAACAGTTCGGAGACGTCACGCCGATCGACGAGCACAGCTGCCGCGTACGGTCGGCCGCCGACACCTTGGAGTGGCTGGCCTTCCGGTTCGTGCAGCTGGGATGCGAGTTCGAGGTGCACGGCCCGCCGGAGCTCGCCGAGCACCTGCGCCAACTCGGCGGGCGCGTGCTGCGCGGTGTCGGCGCGCAGATCTCCGGACACGAACTTCCACAGATCTGATGACGACACCTCACCCTCCGCTGCGGCAACCTGACCTGGTCGTGACGCAGACCAGGAGGACCTGACCACCATGTTGCTGGAGAAGAAGAACGCGATCATCTACGGCGCCGGCGGATCGCTCGGCGCGGCGGTCGCGAAGAAGTTCGCCGCCGAGGGCGCGCGCGTGTTCCTGGCCGGGCGTACGAAGGAAACGCTCGCCGCGGTGGCCGCCGAGATCGGCGAGAAGGCCGAGGTCGACGTCGTCGACGC
The nucleotide sequence above comes from Fodinicola acaciae. Encoded proteins:
- a CDS encoding helix-turn-helix transcriptional regulator, with amino-acid sequence MTDTPGRLLSLLSLLQMPREWPGSELADRLGVSTRTVRRDIERLRDLGYPVRASMGTTGGYQLVAGSAMPPLLLDDEEAVAIAVGLRTAARQPVDGIEDASVRALGKLLQVLPSRLRHRVRNLGTATLSWNMDGPVIDPEVLATVAGAATASERLRFGYVAGDGTQTRRFVEPHRLVAAGHRWYLVAYDLERGDWRIFRVDRIARPQLTGVRTPPRELPATDAVAYVRDRMYGLLPTYRADVTVQLPADAVMQRFGEQFGDVTPIDEHSCRVRSAADTLEWLAFRFVQLGCEFEVHGPPELAEHLRQLGGRVLRGVGAQISGHELPQI